In the Kribbella sp. NBC_00482 genome, one interval contains:
- a CDS encoding gamma-glutamyl-gamma-aminobutyrate hydrolase family protein, whose protein sequence is MGSNASRRLLRRPRIGITTYLEPASWGIWNRDAALIPRVYLDAVVAAGGVPLLLPPVGTDPSVLEILDGLVIAGGCDVDPGSYQAAPHPETVGTRPGRDDHEAILIRAALASDVPLLAICRGLQMLNVTLGGTLHQHLPDVVAHDAHRPEPATFGSVEVKTEPGTLTARILGERADGSCYHHQALDVVAPGLKVTARADDGTVEAAEVEGHDFALGVQWHPEENPEDLRLFTALIRSTQ, encoded by the coding sequence GTGGGTTCGAACGCCTCTAGACGACTCCTCAGGCGCCCGCGCATCGGGATCACGACCTACCTGGAACCGGCGAGCTGGGGGATCTGGAACCGGGACGCCGCGTTGATTCCGCGGGTGTACCTGGATGCGGTGGTGGCGGCCGGAGGGGTGCCGCTGCTGCTGCCGCCGGTCGGTACGGATCCGTCCGTCCTGGAGATCCTCGACGGACTCGTGATCGCCGGCGGCTGCGACGTCGATCCCGGCTCCTACCAAGCAGCTCCGCATCCGGAGACCGTCGGCACCAGGCCCGGCCGCGACGACCACGAAGCGATCCTCATCCGCGCCGCACTCGCTTCTGATGTTCCCTTGCTGGCGATCTGCCGCGGTCTGCAGATGCTGAACGTGACGCTCGGCGGCACCCTGCACCAGCACCTGCCGGACGTCGTCGCGCACGACGCGCATCGCCCGGAGCCGGCGACCTTCGGCAGCGTCGAGGTGAAGACCGAGCCCGGCACCCTCACCGCGCGGATCCTCGGCGAACGCGCTGACGGCAGCTGCTACCACCACCAGGCGCTCGACGTCGTCGCACCGGGGCTGAAGGTCACTGCCCGCGCGGACGACGGAACGGTCGAGGCGGCCGAGGTGGAAGGCCACGACTTCGCGCTCGGGGTGCAGTGGCATCCGGAGGAGAACCCCGAGGACCTGCGGCTGTTCACCGCACTGATCAGGAGCACCCAATGA
- a CDS encoding helix-turn-helix transcriptional regulator has product MTDDELVGRAGLVERATKQLETSGSVLLYGPTGIGKSALGRTLVAERGRKGCRILSAAPSNSEAGLPYVTLLDLLSNQLEFAWQVLPDHLRQPLEVALLKASAPDTVRDELAVRLAVLHVLRRLATTGPVLIVVDDIQWVDPSSLEVLTFCARRLSEGVHLLATEQVADGDLPVMADACPEPVLQLEVPPLTEPDVLGLLRQRLSSPLPVRTARRIFTASAGNPFMALELGRAVLRHPKSVSPNDPLPVSSRLKTLLGERLGDLSTDTHELLLHAASSPRPTTTQLAHSLERPIDADLAEAETLGLIDVSAERLRFTHPLLREFVYAEATSAARRQAHAKLAAVVDEPVENATHRALATQEADPELAATIEEAATVAAGRGAPGAAANLWRLSADRTPSTQPDERARRLTRAADDAAAAGHLAESADMARLAVQSATTPETRVPALLLCADAVWPERDRRVELLAEAFAAAEGNKRFEARVRIERSHSHYFDRSLDDAQEDARIAEALAREAGDTEAVVDALSAASSVLMARDAEETSDAVLAQAAELAKGLPLTRTVVNARQMAAMRELFRGRTAEAITAITALADEVRDHGAMRWLASVLISATAIYERSGRGADALAAGHECYQLMQDIGDEAEVGMIVASRAEWVGGSAAMGRQLAEAALDAVHLVGNDEWTGPALVSLGLIGVLTGDPQRAVEAFDAIAGSGEAAMPYDPAVIPWHADYAEALVAAGRLDDAAALIAEIRTRAENLDRRVVKLGLDRAEALLVAKQGDPAAALELLEKTVGTAGDRIYPLDLARCELARGRIARQARRRSVARTAFLDAIEQFEAYGAPAWREVAEMELARLDVPSRSRQPSELTDNEQQIVSMVRDGSTNREIAAALYLSVKAVESQLTRLYRRFGVANRTQLLRMVDRPGQNG; this is encoded by the coding sequence ATGACTGACGACGAGCTGGTCGGGCGTGCCGGACTGGTCGAGCGTGCTACCAAGCAGCTCGAGACCAGCGGCAGCGTGCTGCTCTACGGCCCGACCGGCATCGGCAAGTCGGCCCTCGGCCGGACGCTCGTCGCGGAGCGTGGCCGGAAGGGCTGCCGGATCCTCAGCGCCGCCCCGTCCAACTCCGAGGCCGGCCTGCCGTACGTCACGCTCCTCGATCTGCTCTCGAACCAGCTCGAATTCGCCTGGCAGGTGCTGCCGGACCACCTCCGGCAGCCCCTCGAGGTCGCGCTGCTGAAGGCGAGCGCTCCGGACACGGTGCGTGACGAGCTGGCTGTGCGCCTCGCCGTACTGCACGTCCTCCGCCGCCTCGCCACGACCGGCCCGGTGCTGATCGTTGTCGACGACATCCAATGGGTGGATCCGTCCAGCCTCGAGGTGCTCACGTTCTGTGCCCGGCGGCTCTCCGAGGGCGTGCACCTGCTCGCCACCGAGCAGGTGGCCGACGGCGACCTGCCGGTGATGGCCGACGCCTGCCCCGAGCCCGTCCTGCAGCTCGAGGTCCCGCCGCTCACGGAGCCCGACGTACTCGGTCTGCTCCGGCAGCGTCTGTCCAGCCCGCTCCCGGTCCGGACGGCGCGCCGCATCTTCACCGCGAGCGCCGGCAACCCGTTCATGGCCCTCGAGCTCGGTCGCGCCGTACTGCGGCATCCGAAGAGCGTCTCGCCCAACGACCCGCTCCCGGTCTCCAGCCGCCTCAAGACCCTGCTCGGGGAGCGTCTCGGCGACCTGTCCACCGACACCCACGAACTGCTCCTGCACGCCGCGTCGTCGCCGCGCCCGACCACCACGCAGCTCGCCCACTCGCTCGAACGACCGATCGACGCCGACCTCGCCGAGGCGGAGACCCTCGGCCTGATCGACGTCTCCGCCGAACGGCTCCGTTTCACGCACCCCTTGCTGAGGGAGTTCGTGTACGCCGAAGCCACGTCGGCCGCCCGTCGTCAGGCCCACGCCAAACTCGCCGCTGTGGTCGACGAACCGGTCGAGAACGCGACCCACCGGGCCCTCGCTACCCAGGAGGCCGATCCGGAGCTCGCCGCGACGATCGAGGAGGCCGCCACGGTCGCCGCCGGCCGTGGAGCCCCGGGCGCCGCCGCGAACCTGTGGCGGCTGAGCGCGGACCGGACACCGAGCACCCAGCCGGACGAACGCGCCCGCCGCCTCACGAGGGCCGCCGACGATGCTGCGGCCGCGGGTCACCTGGCGGAGTCGGCCGACATGGCGCGACTCGCCGTACAGTCAGCGACGACGCCCGAGACCAGGGTGCCCGCGCTGTTGCTGTGCGCCGACGCGGTCTGGCCGGAGCGGGATCGCCGGGTCGAGCTGCTCGCGGAGGCCTTCGCGGCTGCCGAGGGCAACAAACGGTTCGAGGCGCGGGTGCGGATCGAGCGCAGCCACAGCCACTACTTCGATCGCAGTCTGGACGACGCGCAGGAGGATGCGCGCATCGCCGAGGCGCTGGCGCGTGAGGCCGGCGATACCGAGGCGGTCGTCGACGCCCTGAGTGCGGCGAGTTCGGTGCTGATGGCCCGCGACGCCGAGGAGACCTCGGACGCCGTACTGGCGCAGGCTGCCGAGCTGGCCAAGGGTCTGCCGCTCACCAGGACTGTGGTGAACGCCCGCCAGATGGCCGCGATGCGCGAGCTGTTCCGCGGCCGGACCGCAGAGGCGATCACCGCGATCACCGCGCTGGCCGACGAGGTCCGGGACCACGGCGCGATGCGCTGGCTGGCGTCCGTACTGATCTCCGCGACGGCGATCTACGAGCGCAGCGGCCGCGGCGCCGACGCGCTGGCCGCAGGGCACGAGTGCTACCAGCTGATGCAGGACATCGGCGACGAGGCCGAGGTCGGCATGATCGTCGCCAGCCGCGCGGAGTGGGTGGGCGGTTCGGCGGCCATGGGCCGGCAGCTCGCCGAGGCCGCGCTGGACGCTGTCCACCTGGTCGGGAACGACGAATGGACGGGCCCGGCGCTGGTCAGCCTGGGGCTGATCGGCGTACTGACCGGCGATCCGCAGCGGGCCGTCGAGGCGTTCGACGCGATCGCGGGGTCGGGTGAGGCCGCGATGCCGTACGACCCGGCCGTGATCCCGTGGCACGCGGACTACGCCGAGGCCCTGGTCGCGGCCGGCAGGCTGGACGACGCGGCCGCCCTGATCGCCGAGATCCGCACCCGCGCCGAGAACCTGGACCGCCGCGTGGTGAAGCTCGGCCTGGATCGCGCCGAGGCGCTGCTGGTCGCCAAGCAGGGCGATCCGGCCGCCGCCCTGGAGCTGCTGGAGAAGACGGTCGGTACGGCGGGGGACCGGATCTACCCGCTCGATCTCGCGCGCTGCGAGCTGGCCCGCGGCCGGATCGCCCGGCAGGCCCGTCGCCGGTCGGTCGCCCGGACCGCGTTCCTGGACGCGATCGAGCAGTTCGAGGCGTACGGCGCGCCCGCCTGGCGTGAGGTCGCGGAGATGGAGCTCGCGCGCCTCGACGTACCGAGTCGAAGCCGGCAGCCGTCGGAGCTGACCGACAACGAGCAGCAGATCGTCTCGATGGTCCGCGACGGCTCCACGAACCGCGAGATCGCCGCGGCGTTGTACCTGTCGGTGAAGGCCGTGGAGTCGCAGCTGACCCGCCTGTACCGCCGCTTCGGAGTCGCCAACCGCACCCAGCTGCTCCGCATGGTCGACCGCCCAGGTCAGAATGGCTGA
- a CDS encoding glutamine synthetase family protein, with protein MAVLSVEELRRLVEAGEVDTVLVAITDMQGRLQGKRCGARYFLEEVLKHGSEGCNYLLAVDVDMNTVDGYTMSSWERGYGDLMMAPDLDTLRLVPWLEGTALVLCDVQWLDGTPVVASPRQVLRAQLDRLAERGLKAYVGTELEFIVFDDTYETAWNKRYVGLTPSNQYNVDYSLVGTSRVEPLLRDIRNGMTGAGLYVESAKGECNFGQHEIAFRYDEALATCDNHSIYKTGAKEIASKHGKSLTFMAKYDEREGNSCHIHLSFRADDGDPVLAGDGDHGFSRLMDQFIAGQLACLSEFTYLLAPNINSYKRFVRGSFAPTAIAWGLDNRTCSLRVVGHGDSLRVENRLPGGDVNPYLAVAAIIASGLHGIENELELEPLLEGNAYESDKEHVPSTLREAAALFTGSKIARTSFGDEMVDHYSNAARVELDAYDAAVTDWERVRGFERL; from the coding sequence GTGGCCGTGTTGAGTGTGGAGGAGCTGCGCAGGCTGGTCGAGGCCGGCGAGGTCGACACGGTGCTGGTGGCGATCACCGATATGCAAGGGCGGTTGCAGGGCAAGCGGTGCGGTGCGCGGTACTTCCTGGAGGAGGTGCTGAAGCACGGGTCCGAGGGCTGCAACTACCTGCTGGCGGTCGACGTCGACATGAACACCGTCGACGGCTACACGATGTCCTCCTGGGAGCGCGGGTACGGCGACCTGATGATGGCACCTGACCTGGACACACTGCGTCTGGTGCCGTGGCTCGAGGGCACTGCGCTCGTGTTGTGCGACGTACAGTGGCTGGACGGTACGCCGGTGGTCGCGTCGCCGCGGCAGGTACTGCGGGCCCAGCTGGACCGCCTCGCGGAGCGGGGACTCAAGGCGTACGTCGGGACCGAGCTCGAGTTCATCGTGTTCGACGACACCTACGAAACCGCGTGGAACAAGCGATACGTCGGCCTCACCCCGTCGAACCAGTACAACGTCGACTACTCCCTCGTCGGCACCTCCCGGGTCGAGCCGCTGCTGCGCGACATCCGCAACGGCATGACCGGCGCCGGCCTGTACGTCGAGTCCGCGAAGGGCGAGTGCAACTTCGGGCAGCACGAGATCGCGTTCCGGTACGACGAGGCGCTCGCGACCTGCGACAACCACTCGATCTACAAGACCGGCGCGAAGGAGATCGCCTCCAAGCACGGCAAGAGCCTCACGTTCATGGCGAAGTACGACGAACGCGAGGGCAACTCGTGCCACATCCACCTGAGCTTCCGCGCCGACGACGGCGACCCGGTGCTCGCCGGTGACGGCGACCACGGCTTCTCCCGGTTGATGGACCAGTTCATCGCCGGCCAGCTCGCGTGTCTGTCCGAGTTCACCTATCTGCTGGCCCCGAACATCAACTCCTACAAGCGTTTCGTCCGCGGCAGCTTCGCGCCGACCGCGATCGCCTGGGGTCTCGACAACCGCACCTGCTCGCTGCGCGTGGTCGGCCACGGCGACTCGCTCCGCGTCGAGAACCGCCTCCCCGGCGGCGACGTGAACCCGTACCTCGCGGTCGCCGCGATCATCGCCTCCGGCCTGCACGGCATCGAGAACGAACTGGAGCTCGAGCCGCTCCTGGAGGGCAACGCGTACGAGTCGGACAAGGAGCACGTCCCGTCCACGCTCCGCGAAGCCGCCGCCCTCTTCACCGGTTCGAAGATCGCCCGTACGTCGTTCGGCGACGAGATGGTCGACCACTACAGCAACGCCGCACGCGTCGAGCTCGATGCGTACGACGCCGCCGTCACCGACTGGGAGCGGGTCCGTGGGTTCGAACGCCTCTAG
- a CDS encoding helix-turn-helix transcriptional regulator, producing MSSGATVRAWRPRVAGVVEVLHAHFPSHAYPSHTHDAWTVLIVDEGAVRYDLDRHEHGLAQAQVSLLPPHVPHDGRSVLPQGFRKRVLYLEPDRLGGTNLIGAAVDHPEYVDPLLRHRIHQLHGVLEDGVEDLEAQSRLTLIEERLGQHLRRQVVDPPDRSDAGVAAQLRDLLDAHVPDGITLEDASKLVHAHPAHLVRAFSREYGMPPHRYLTGRRVDLARRYLLDGHPAAQVATLAGFYDQSHLNRHFRKLLGVTPSSFVRS from the coding sequence ATGAGCAGCGGCGCCACGGTCCGGGCGTGGCGGCCTCGGGTGGCCGGGGTCGTCGAGGTGCTGCATGCGCACTTTCCGTCGCATGCGTACCCGAGCCACACGCACGACGCGTGGACGGTGCTGATCGTCGACGAGGGCGCGGTCCGGTACGACCTGGACCGCCATGAGCACGGTCTCGCGCAGGCGCAGGTCTCGCTCCTCCCGCCGCATGTCCCCCACGACGGCCGCTCGGTGCTGCCTCAGGGCTTCCGCAAGCGGGTGCTGTACCTCGAACCCGACCGGCTGGGCGGAACGAACCTGATCGGCGCGGCCGTCGACCATCCCGAGTACGTCGACCCGCTGCTACGGCACCGGATCCACCAGCTGCACGGCGTACTGGAAGACGGTGTGGAGGACCTGGAGGCGCAGAGCCGGCTGACGCTGATCGAGGAGCGTCTCGGGCAGCATCTGCGGCGCCAGGTGGTCGATCCGCCGGACCGGTCGGACGCGGGCGTGGCCGCGCAGTTGCGCGATCTGCTGGACGCGCATGTGCCGGACGGGATCACGCTGGAGGACGCGTCGAAGCTGGTGCATGCGCATCCGGCGCATCTGGTGCGGGCGTTCAGCCGGGAGTACGGGATGCCGCCGCACCGGTACCTGACCGGGCGGCGGGTCGATCTCGCCCGGCGATACCTCCTCGACGGGCATCCGGCCGCGCAGGTGGCGACGCTGGCCGGGTTCTACGACCAGTCGCACCTCAACCGGCACTTCCGGAAACTGCTCGGGGTCACACCTTCGAGTTTTGTGCGGTCTTAG
- a CDS encoding SCO4848 family membrane protein: MKLERKHALVLLAIAAWNVITYLRFIKALVDTEDRPTGYYVAHTVLIIVNLLIAALLGTWGVRAYKAAKTAQNSKV, translated from the coding sequence GTGAAGCTCGAACGGAAGCATGCACTCGTCCTGCTGGCCATTGCCGCGTGGAACGTCATCACCTACCTGCGCTTTATCAAGGCGCTCGTGGACACTGAGGACCGCCCGACCGGGTACTACGTCGCGCACACCGTCCTGATCATCGTGAATCTGCTGATCGCGGCGCTGCTCGGCACCTGGGGCGTCCGCGCGTACAAGGCGGCTAAGACCGCACAAAACTCGAAGGTGTGA
- a CDS encoding amino acid permease yields the protein MSKDESAAPLTDDEKRLHQLGYAQELSRTMSGFSNFAVSFTIISILSGCLTLYGFGMNTGGPVMIVWGWPFVGLMTLFVGLAMAEVCSSFPTAGGLYYWSAKLARSNGAAWSWFTGWFNFLGQVAVTAGIDFGAAFFLNAFLDLQFGFSTTPGHTILLFGIILLVHGLLNSFGVKLVAKLNDISVWWHIVGVVFIVGALVFVPDKHQSAGFVFGHFVNNTGWGSTFYVALLGLLLAQYTFTGYDASAHMTEETHDAARSGPRGIVMSILVSLAAGWVLLIGLTFAIQSYDGALEGEIGVPPAQIFIDAVGAGLAKVLLLVVIGAQLFCGMSSVTANSRMIYAFSRDGALPGSKFWHKINGKTRTPTNAIWLAAGGAFLLGLPYLWNATAYAAVTSIAVIGLYIAYVLPTLLRLLQGKDFQPGPWHLGRWSRPIGIVAIIWVAFITILFMLPQVSPVTGSTFNYTPIAVLVVLGFAAAYWFLSARRWFTGPKVQGTEEELAAIERDLESI from the coding sequence ATGAGTAAGGACGAGTCCGCCGCCCCGTTGACCGACGACGAGAAACGCCTGCATCAGTTGGGTTATGCCCAGGAGCTGTCCCGGACGATGTCCGGGTTCTCGAACTTCGCGGTGTCCTTCACGATCATCTCGATCCTGTCCGGCTGCCTGACCCTGTACGGGTTCGGGATGAACACCGGCGGCCCGGTGATGATCGTCTGGGGCTGGCCGTTCGTCGGCCTGATGACGTTGTTCGTCGGCCTCGCGATGGCGGAGGTCTGCTCGAGCTTCCCGACCGCCGGCGGGCTGTACTACTGGTCCGCCAAACTCGCGCGGTCGAACGGCGCGGCCTGGTCCTGGTTCACCGGCTGGTTCAACTTCCTCGGCCAGGTCGCGGTGACCGCCGGGATCGACTTCGGCGCCGCGTTCTTCCTGAACGCGTTCCTCGACCTGCAGTTCGGCTTCAGTACGACGCCCGGCCACACGATCCTGCTGTTCGGGATCATCCTGCTGGTGCACGGGCTGCTGAACTCGTTCGGCGTGAAGCTGGTCGCCAAGCTCAACGACATCAGCGTGTGGTGGCACATCGTCGGCGTCGTCTTCATCGTCGGCGCGCTCGTGTTCGTGCCGGACAAGCACCAGTCGGCCGGGTTCGTGTTCGGCCACTTCGTCAACAACACCGGCTGGGGCTCAACCTTCTACGTCGCGCTGCTCGGCCTGCTGCTCGCGCAGTACACCTTCACCGGGTACGACGCGTCCGCGCACATGACCGAGGAGACGCACGACGCGGCCCGGTCGGGTCCGCGCGGGATCGTGATGTCGATCCTGGTCTCGCTGGCGGCCGGGTGGGTGCTGCTGATCGGTCTGACGTTCGCGATCCAGAGCTACGACGGCGCCCTCGAGGGCGAGATCGGCGTACCGCCGGCCCAGATCTTCATCGACGCGGTCGGTGCGGGACTGGCCAAGGTCCTGCTGCTGGTGGTGATCGGCGCGCAGCTGTTCTGCGGGATGTCGTCGGTGACCGCGAACTCGCGGATGATCTACGCGTTCTCCCGTGACGGAGCGTTGCCGGGGTCCAAGTTCTGGCACAAGATCAACGGCAAGACCAGGACACCTACGAACGCGATCTGGCTGGCCGCCGGCGGGGCGTTCCTCCTCGGACTGCCGTACCTCTGGAACGCGACGGCGTACGCCGCTGTCACCTCGATCGCGGTGATCGGCCTGTACATCGCCTATGTGCTACCCACCCTGCTGCGGCTGCTCCAGGGCAAGGACTTCCAGCCCGGCCCGTGGCACCTCGGCCGCTGGAGCCGCCCGATCGGCATCGTCGCGATCATCTGGGTCGCGTTCATCACGATCCTGTTCATGCTGCCGCAGGTCAGCCCTGTTACTGGTAGCACTTTCAACTACACGCCGATCGCCGTACTCGTGGTGCTCGGCTTCGCGGCGGCGTACTGGTTCCTCTCCGCCCGCCGCTGGTTCACCGGCCCCAAGGTCCAAGGCACCGAGGAGGAACTAGCCGCGATCGAGCGCGACCTCGAGTCGATCTGA
- a CDS encoding aldehyde dehydrogenase family protein, whose product MKYDVLNPATEKVIRTISLATQDDADAAIARAAKAFETWRDVTPADRGRLLRRFADAVDADLENLAALEVENAGHTIGNARWEAGNVRDVLTYYSAAPERLFGKQIPVAGGIDITFQEPLGVVGVIVPWNFPMPIAGWGFAPALAAGNTVVLKPAELTPLTAIRLGELALEAGLPPGVFEVVPGKGTVVGNRFVTHSAVRKIVFTGSTTVGKQIMAGCADQVKRVTLELGGKSANIVFADADLEKAAAQAPYGVFDNAGQDCCARSRILVERLAYDRFLELLEPAVKNFKVGDPSDPATEMGPLISAGQREQVASYVENPAFQGTAPSGPGFWFPPTVLAPASERAAREEIFGPVVAVIPFADEADALRIANDSEYGLSGSIWTRDVSRAIRVGRGVEAGNLSINSNSSVRYSTPFGGYKQSGLGRELGPDALAAFTETKNIFISTED is encoded by the coding sequence ATGAAGTATGACGTACTCAATCCGGCCACCGAGAAGGTGATCCGGACGATCTCACTTGCCACGCAGGACGATGCGGACGCGGCGATCGCCCGGGCCGCGAAGGCGTTCGAGACCTGGCGGGATGTGACGCCCGCCGACCGCGGACGGCTGCTGCGGCGGTTCGCCGACGCGGTCGACGCCGACCTGGAGAACCTGGCCGCGCTGGAGGTCGAGAACGCCGGCCACACGATCGGCAACGCGCGCTGGGAAGCGGGCAACGTCCGCGACGTACTCACCTACTATTCGGCCGCTCCGGAACGCCTTTTCGGAAAGCAGATTCCGGTTGCCGGCGGCATCGATATCACGTTCCAGGAACCGCTCGGCGTGGTCGGTGTCATCGTTCCGTGGAACTTTCCGATGCCGATCGCCGGCTGGGGCTTCGCGCCTGCCCTGGCAGCCGGAAACACCGTTGTCCTGAAGCCGGCCGAGCTGACCCCGTTGACGGCGATCCGGCTCGGTGAGCTCGCCCTGGAGGCCGGCCTTCCGCCCGGCGTCTTCGAGGTCGTGCCCGGTAAGGGAACCGTTGTCGGAAACCGTTTCGTCACGCATTCCGCGGTCCGCAAGATCGTTTTCACCGGCTCCACCACGGTCGGCAAGCAGATCATGGCCGGCTGCGCGGACCAGGTGAAACGGGTGACGCTCGAGCTGGGCGGCAAGTCGGCGAACATCGTCTTCGCCGACGCGGATCTGGAGAAGGCTGCCGCGCAGGCGCCGTACGGCGTGTTCGACAACGCGGGGCAGGACTGCTGCGCGCGTTCCCGGATCCTCGTCGAGCGTTTGGCGTACGACCGGTTCCTGGAGCTGCTGGAGCCGGCGGTGAAGAACTTCAAGGTCGGCGACCCGAGTGATCCGGCGACCGAGATGGGTCCGTTGATCTCCGCGGGGCAGCGCGAGCAGGTCGCGTCGTACGTCGAGAACCCCGCGTTCCAAGGGACTGCGCCGAGCGGGCCCGGGTTCTGGTTCCCGCCGACGGTGCTGGCGCCCGCGAGCGAGCGCGCGGCGCGGGAGGAGATCTTCGGGCCGGTGGTCGCGGTGATCCCGTTCGCGGACGAGGCCGACGCGCTGCGGATCGCGAACGACAGCGAGTACGGGCTGTCCGGCTCGATCTGGACCCGCGACGTCAGCCGCGCGATCAGAGTCGGCCGCGGCGTCGAGGCCGGCAATCTCTCCATCAACTCCAACTCGTCGGTGCGGTACTCGACGCCGTTCGGCGGTTACAAGCAGTCCGGCCTCGGCCGGGAGCTCGGCCCGGACGCGCTGGCCGCGTTCACCGAGACCAAGAACATCTTCATCAGCACGGAGGACTGA
- a CDS encoding M55 family metallopeptidase codes for MKVYVSADMEGVTGVVDAEDVQPRGRDYERGRVLMTEDVNAAIRGAYAAGATDVLVNDAHGPMRNLLPDLLDPRAGLIKGRPKPMGMMEGLTPEYDAVLCIGYHARAGVLGVLSHSFMGHEIEDIWLDEQVTGEIGLFHAASAAYGVPLAVLTGDDTACDEMKAWDPAVATVPVKFAKDRFAAQLVPVAEARESIEATTAEALRSLSKPDTPTGPRNLAVRWQSASVASHLTAIPGVTRRDDRTVTVDGDMLQLYRMFNLFLRVCTAVTSNPPYC; via the coding sequence GTGAAGGTCTACGTGAGTGCGGACATGGAAGGCGTCACCGGGGTCGTCGATGCGGAGGATGTGCAGCCGCGAGGGCGGGACTACGAGCGCGGCCGGGTACTGATGACCGAGGACGTGAACGCCGCCATCCGCGGTGCGTACGCCGCCGGCGCGACCGACGTCCTGGTGAACGACGCCCACGGCCCGATGCGCAACCTGCTGCCCGACCTCCTCGACCCGCGCGCCGGCCTGATCAAGGGCCGACCGAAACCGATGGGCATGATGGAAGGCCTGACCCCGGAGTACGACGCCGTGCTCTGCATCGGGTACCACGCCCGCGCCGGCGTGCTCGGCGTGCTGAGCCACAGCTTCATGGGCCACGAGATCGAGGACATCTGGCTGGACGAGCAGGTCACCGGCGAGATCGGCCTGTTCCACGCGGCCTCCGCGGCGTACGGCGTACCGCTCGCGGTCCTGACCGGGGACGACACCGCCTGCGACGAGATGAAGGCCTGGGATCCCGCGGTCGCGACCGTACCGGTCAAGTTCGCCAAGGACCGCTTCGCCGCTCAGCTCGTCCCGGTCGCAGAGGCCCGCGAGTCGATCGAGGCGACGACCGCGGAGGCGCTGCGCAGCCTCTCCAAGCCGGACACACCAACCGGCCCGCGAAACCTGGCCGTCCGCTGGCAGTCAGCCTCGGTCGCGTCCCACCTCACCGCGATCCCCGGCGTCACCCGCCGCGACGACCGCACCGTCACCGTCGACGGCGACATGCTCCAGCTCTACCGGATGTTCAACCTGTTCCTCCGCGTCTGCACAGCAGTCACCTCGAACCCGCCGTACTGCTGA
- a CDS encoding 3-oxoacyl-ACP reductase — protein sequence MDVKAHRLEGRVAVVTGGASGIGLATVRRLAAEGAHVVIGDLDPAAGKDAADEVGGLYVPTDVTDPAAVENLFKQAFDTYGAVDIAFNNAGISPPDDASILDTGLEAWRKVQEVNLTSVYLCCKAVIPYMQRQGRGSIINTASFVAVMGAATSQISYSASKGGVLAMSRELGVEFARQGIRVNALCPGPVNTPLLTELFAKDPERAERRLVHVPMGRFGEPEEIAAAVAFLASDDSSFITANTFLVDGGISGAYVTPI from the coding sequence ATGGACGTCAAGGCTCATCGGCTCGAAGGGCGGGTCGCCGTGGTGACCGGCGGCGCGAGCGGGATCGGTCTGGCCACGGTACGGCGGCTCGCTGCAGAGGGAGCGCATGTCGTGATCGGCGACCTCGACCCGGCCGCGGGCAAGGACGCCGCGGACGAGGTCGGCGGGCTGTACGTGCCGACCGACGTCACCGACCCGGCCGCGGTCGAGAACCTGTTCAAGCAGGCCTTCGACACGTACGGCGCCGTGGACATCGCGTTCAACAACGCCGGCATCTCACCGCCCGACGACGCATCGATCCTGGACACCGGGTTGGAGGCGTGGCGCAAGGTGCAGGAGGTCAACCTGACGTCGGTGTACCTGTGCTGCAAGGCCGTGATCCCTTACATGCAACGGCAAGGCCGCGGGTCGATCATCAACACCGCCTCGTTCGTCGCCGTGATGGGCGCGGCGACCTCGCAGATCTCGTACTCCGCGTCGAAGGGCGGCGTCCTCGCGATGAGCCGCGAGCTCGGCGTCGAGTTCGCGCGGCAGGGGATCCGGGTGAACGCGCTCTGCCCGGGGCCGGTCAACACCCCGTTGCTCACCGAGCTGTTCGCGAAGGACCCGGAGCGGGCCGAGCGCCGGCTGGTCCACGTCCCGATGGGCCGCTTCGGTGAGCCGGAGGAGATCGCCGCCGCGGTCGCGTTCCTGGCCAGCGACGACTCCTCCTTCATCACCGCCAACACGTTCCTCGTCGACGGGGGAATCTCGGGCGCCTATGTGACACCGATCTAG